The DNA segment ACGAAGTCAACTTCCCTCTTTTTGCCTTTCCAGTAAAATACTTCCTTGCATCCCCTTCGCAATAGCTCAATGTACACTACGTTCTCCATTGCCCTAGAAATTGAGAATTCGTAACCTAAGGCGGTCGGATAACCAGTATCAATTATATAGAGCTTTTTAGGATTAGCTCTCCTTTTGCTTTCGCTCTTTTCAAATTCCTCAACTAAGAATGAAAAGTAAGTTTCTTTAGCCTTCGAGAACAGTTCAAGGATAGTATCTTTACCTATCTTAATTCCTAACCCTTTTATGTAATTATAAACCCTATTCACGGTAATAGGATTAGAATAATTTGCTATAAGGAAACTTGCGAAAGTTTCAGCAACACTAGGCTTTACTATTGAAAGGTCTCTAACAATCACTGAATCGAAATATGACCTCAAGAGTCTAACTTTATCTTCCTCAAGTACAACTGCTGGATAAGAACCGAACTGTAAATATTCCCTTAGGAGGGAAAGTATTTTTCCTCTTTGCAGAGTATAGTCCATTAAGGGATTATAAATGAACCCTTTAAACCTAAGGAACTCCTTAAAAGATAAAGGATAAACTTCGTAATTGACGCTTCTTCCCCTAAGTTCATTAGCTATATTTAAAGGTGTTAACTGTGATGACGAGCCTGAGAGAAATATCCTAGCGTTTAACCTCTTCCTAAACCAACTACCGTAATTCTTTACATCTTGAATCTCATCAAAGAAAATATACTTAGGAGTTTTTCCGGTAAGTTCTTCAAAGGATAAAATTATCTTATCCAGATCGTTTACAGTCACGTTTTTTAACCTATAATCATCGAAGTCGACGTACAGGATTTCTTCACGAGAAGCTAAGCCTCCTTCAATTATTTTCTTTATTGTCTGATAGAGGAGGAAAGTTTTACCGCTCCTTCTTCCACCCGTTACTGTAATTATGTAATCCTTATCCAGAGGTAGGGATAAGTCTCTTTCTATTATATTAGGCAATGGTGAAGTAAGCCATTCTGCTATGAAGCTCTTTATTCCTTCTTCCATAAGAATAATGGCGATTATATGTTTAAGTCTTTTTCCGACCAGTTTTGCGTAATAACTGGTCTCTTAGAGACCAGTTTAATTTCATTAACTAGATTTTATATATTCCAAGATATTTGCATTAAATATTAATTTTGGCTTTTTGTTTTAATTTAAAACAAAAAAGTCTCCTTTTTATCCCTCTTCTAGGTAGCGGAATAAGTAAGAGTCTGCAAGCAAGAGTAAACCAGCAATTATGAAATCTATTCCATAGCCTAGGTAATGCGTAATATAGCCTGAAACTAAAGAGCCTAAAAAGAGCGAAATACCTACTACCGTACTGTAAACTCCTAACCCTCTACCTTGTTGCCTTTCTCCTACGATTTTAAAAATCATTGCAGTAGAGGAAGAGTAAAAGAGGGAGTAAGCTATTCCTGCAGCTAGAGGATAGAAAATTAGCCCAGAGATTAGTATTGGATAACCTAAAAAGAAAATGGAAAACGCACCAAGTACGACGTATGAAGAACCCCTTAAAATTAATGAAAGGTGAGCTATCTTACTCTCTTCCTCTGCTTCAAGTAAACTTGAGGAAATTCTAAAGCCTAATATTTGGAATATCATCCCGACAGTTATAACTAGTAATACTTCAGATTTCTCTAATCCTTTAACGTAAAGCCCTGCAGGGTAAACTGTATTAAATATCCCGCTACTTATATAAAAAATGATCAGTCCCAGATAAAGGAGAGGAATATAATTTATTGGCTTTTTAGTAAGCCTACTGATAGAAAATACTTTAAAGCTGTGAATATTAGGTAAATGAAGGAAGAAGAGTGGCAAATGTCTTATCCTAATCATGAAAGACTCTTTATGTTGTACCATTGCAGTCCGCTCAAAGGTTATTACTGGCCTAGGAACCAGCTTGAATCCAGCAATTAAAGTTCCCAGAGTTAATATGCCTAGAATTTCCTCTACTTCGTAAAGTTTTAGAAAAATAACTAGAAAAGTTGAGGCAAGCAAACCTAATAACATACCAATAGAGGAGAAGAAAGAGAACTTGGAAAACAGAGACCCCCAATGTTTTTTCTCTGCAGATTCCATAACTAGAAGGTTGAAAGGTGTAGTTGATGCTGTGCTCATGAAAACTAACAAGGAATAATTAATAGCAACGAAAGAAATTGAATTAAAGAAAGGCATTAATAGTAAGGGTAGTGCAGTTCCTGCAAAGCTTAATAATATCTGCTTTTTCCTGTCCATTCTATCAGCTAAGAAGCCCCACATTATTGATGCAGGAATTAATACTGCATTACCTAGAGAAATTACGTAAGCTACATCTATGGCATTACCACCAAGGGTTAAAATTTGTAAAGTGACTAAAGTGGAAATTGGTCCTATTGCCATGTTAAACGGTATTACTAGATACATCCACTTGGTGCTATACTTTATCATCCTTGCTTTAAACTTACAATCTCGTTTAAAAGACTTATTGTAATCTTATAAACAATTTCGACCTTATATTCCCTTTTACAAAGTATAAATAAAATGAGGAGAATTTTTACAATGATTAGAATTTTCTCTGTTGCTTATAAATTATCATAGAGAGAAGAACGAATTATTCATTTAAACTTTTATGCAGTTAAAATTCAGCATTAGTTTAACTTAATGATAAGTAAAATTAAAGCAGTTCGTGAGAATATCCTTTTACACTGAAGGTTCATAAGAAAGGTATTATTGTAATACCAAAGGAGATAAGATAAAAATTCAACTTGAAAGAAGGTGACGAGGTTAACGTTGTCGTCAATGATGAGGGAATCTATATATTTCCTCAGCACCAGCAGTTTCTTAGCATGCAAAACAGATCTGACCTCCTCCCCGCTAGCGAGGGTTCGCTGGGGTCTTAGGGGTTACACACCTTTGTGGGTGCTACTCAATACCAACCGTTGGAGTTTTAAAAAGCTTTACCCCGTCCCTAGAAGGGGCGAGGTTTGTGGTTCATTTTATCAAATTTTCTTTATAAGAGGAAGGTAAGGAAATTTCGTAATAGATATTGAAGGAAGAGAACAGCCTTTATAATACCCATTTTCTTTATGAAGAAGAACTTACTTAAATAAAGTGCTAATTTGGTAGAATAATATAAGGTAAGAAGAAAATTTAATATAATAAAATGATGATTTACTTTCATATCTTCTTCTTTAATAGTATTACTACTATAATTGAGATTATAATTATAAATAATAGAAATAATGGATTACTTAATTGATATGCATAATTTCCTTCGACAGACTTTCCTTGTGCCCAGTTACAAATTAATGACTCTAGCGAGTGAGCAATTGCGGGATTGCAAATTATTATTCCCAGTTCTCTATTACAGTGAATAGAGGTATAATCTAAATTTACACTCCCTACATAGACGTAGTTCCCAACTACTATTATCTTTGCGGTCATATCATTAATTTCTACAGCACCTAGCTGACTTACTGCACAGTTATCTTCACTATAGGTAGAAGTAACAACTGTTCTCTCATGCTGTTCTATTTCTGGATAAAATCCGCTTGAAGGATAAAGCTCCTCCATTGCTATATATAAATGCCCTGGCTGAGAAAGTATGTTAGATAGTTCACATTCACTATTTATTGGTGAAACTACAATTCCGGGATAATCAACATTTACAGGCTTTCCGTAATAGTCGTCAAGTATTATGCAAGCAAAAGCTTGAGCAATTGATGAGTTGTAAATAGCCAAATCCACTCCATGGTCCTTGTAAATTCCGTAGTAAGTAGGATTTATTGAGCCCAAGATGACAGTGCAGTTATTTATGACGAAAACCTTAGAGTGCACATATTTAAAACCAGAAAGGAATTTTACGTGAACCCCGGAGGAATTCAATTCTGAAACTAACTGTTCCTCATCACTAGGAATTCCGCCGTAAACATTGGACGAAAGAACTATAAAAGCTTCTCCTCCTTTCTTCACTGCATTAATTATTGCATTAGCAATTTTACAACAGGTGAGCTCATAAACCTCTGCGTATATGTATTTTCCTTTGCATAGGCATGATATTATATCAGTGGAGTTATAGGGACTAATTATAATCTTTACTTGACAAGTCTGTACTTTAACGTACCACGACGTTGAGGAGTAAAATGTAGGAATAATGGAAGAAAGAATTATAAGGAGTAAGATAAATATCGGCTTCATGAACCTAGTTACCATTAAAGGCTTAAATTTTTAATTTAGAGAGAGTAAGTCACACTTATTTCTTACTAAAATATTTAGCTAAACGCAATAATCTATATTATATGGACTAAATATTGTAGGAATGGACTAAGAGTAAATTACACGACAAGTTTACAAAAAAGGGGATGGATAGCCCAAAAATTAATGGTGTTAATGACACTCCTCCCCAGCTCGGGTGAGAGGCAACCAGCATTTACAGATGAAAGTCCCTCGCCACAAATAATAGAATTATTTATAACTCGTTAAAAAACAAAGTAATTTAAGTAAAGCCCTAGTAACTTTATGTTTTATTTCAAGACATTAAACAAAGAGAAACGTTCTTAAGCTCTATTCTCTATCCTTATTGGCCAAGTGAACATCGACACAAAAACCACTGCCAAAGAAGCAAATTCTATTCCGTCTACGAAGTAAGGTAATGAAGCCATACCGAAGGCTTCAATAATTCCACCGATCATTGCAGAAACAATTCCTCCCGCAACTGCACCAATATTATAAGCAGTGCCTGTTAAAAATGCCCTAACCTCGGGAGGAACACTACTAGCAGCAATGCCAGAAATTAAAGGCCAAAAACCTACAGCGAAAGCATAAAGGTAAACTCCTGCACTCATTATGGGCAAAGTCTTTAGTGGAGTAAATATTGGCATTGAGAGGAAAGATGCTACTAAAAGACCTGCTATTCCTACGTAAATTAATTTAAATACGCCAAATCTATAGGAAAGTCTTCCGAAAATGACATAGGAAGTACCTTGTATTGCGTTTGCAATAGCCATTAATAATCCAACGTAATAAGCTGGGAACCCTGAAAATCCTGCAAAGTCGGGATAAATGCTAAATATTGCTAGATAAGCAATAAACATTCCGCTCATTGCTAAAGATGCCCTAATAAAATAAGGAAAATAATCCTTTACCCTAACTTTTTGAGCAACTACTGATGGCTTAAACTCTTCTGTTACTTTAAAGTAAATGTAAGGAACGAGAATTAGGGGTAAGGAACCTGTTAGCATGAAAATCCTATAACCAGATATTGATGTTAAATCACTGCTCATGAATATATAAGTAACTCCAGTAAGTGCGTAACCTAAAGCGTAACCTGCTTGTACTATACTATTAACGAATTGAAGCTTCTGCTTTGGTGCCTGCTCTATTGCTAATACTGTCCCAGAAGTCCACTGAGCTCCCATGAAAATTCCTTCAATTGTTCTGAAAAATGCCATTAATGGAAATGAGACTGTGAGTGCGAAAAACGCCTGGAAGATAGAGTAACCTGCAGTTCCGGTTAATGCCACAATCTTTCTTCCTCTTGTATCTGCAATCTTTCCGAATATGCTTGCTCCTATAACTCTTCCTATCAGACCTAGAGAGAATATTATAGTTAAGTCTAAGTAACTTATGCCTACTATCTTGTTTAGGAAGGTGTATGCGTATGTTATTAGTACTAAATCGTAAATATTACCTGCCCAAGCTAATGTTGATGAAGTTACTGCATGAATATACTTTTGCATATTTAAAAAATAAAATTCTGGTTTAAAAATCTTTTATTTAATCTCTATACAGAGATAAAAATAATTTACAAAAAATGGGGGTTAAGGGGGCGGAAAGCCTCGCCAATGGATAGCCCCCTTATAGATTTAAATATTTGTTTATCTATTTTTCCTTCTAGTGACGATAACAATTGAGAGGGAGAAAAACTATAATAGTTAAATTTATAATTCTAGTTCTTATTTTATCGCTTTCTTTTCCCAATTATTTCATATTAGGCACAAGATCTGAAAGCTGTTATTCAAACCCTTATTATCCGTCTTATTTATTGTTGAGTAATTGGAAAGACATTTCAATTTGGATTCCTACAGGGATACAAGTTATAAATAGAGAGCTTGATTGCTTTCCACTGTATAATGCTTCAATAAGGAATATATATCTGGGAGGGACGGGCATACTAAATCTTACTGTTTGCCTTGGAATTAATACAACGAAAGCCTATCTTCAACTTAATAATACTGTGTTGCTAGAATGTAATAATTCGGTCTGTATAATACTTCCTCCTTATACCAACTATCTAATACTTATGGTAAACGTGAAGAGCCCTTTCAACATTACTATAGAGTCTAATTCATCTTGGTTAATACAAGATAATGCGTATACTAATAACGTAGCTTGGGTAATATCGAACGGAAGCGTTATTATTAATGACAGTAACTTAATTATCTCTTTCCAAGAGGTAGGGAAGTATTATGCGGAGATCTCCATACTGACTCCTCCTTTCAAAAACATACCTTATCTACTAACACTAAATAATAATGAAGTTAACTCATGGTTGAGTAAGAGCGTCATCCCTAAAAATTTGCCCAAGTCTTTATTGGGAGAATACTATTTATCTTTACTTTTAATAAAGGATAGCCAGAATCCTTATCTAGGAGTTTTCGCGTCTTCTCCTTCTCCACTATATCTTTATTCATGGGTTAGGGACTCTTCTTTTATGGCTATGGCGTTACAAGAGGCAGGGCATTATAATACTGCTTTAAAATACTGGCTGTGGATGGCCAATGCCACTTCGATGGGTAACGGAACATGGTATACGAGGTATAACTTCTATACTGGGGAACCTTGCACAACATATGCTATACCAGACCTAGATAGTCTAGGCTTGTTCGAAATCGGAGTATATAATTTCTACAATCTTACTCACAATTTAGAATTTATATACAAGATTAAACCTAGGCTATGTGAAATAATAAAGTACCAAACTTGTGAAATTCTCAAATCCCCTTATCACTTAATACCTAAAGACTTAGGCCCTTGGGAAACAAGATTAGCTTACCATTTCTGGACTGAAGCACTTAACGATCTAGGTTTGTATTATATGGAGAAATTGGGATTTAACGTCAGTTATGAGACAAAACTTCTGAACGAAAGTATTCTGAA comes from the Acidianus infernus genome and includes:
- a CDS encoding phospholipase D-like domain-containing protein produces the protein MKPIFILLLIILSSIIPTFYSSTSWYVKVQTCQVKIIISPYNSTDIISCLCKGKYIYAEVYELTCCKIANAIINAVKKGGEAFIVLSSNVYGGIPSDEEQLVSELNSSGVHVKFLSGFKYVHSKVFVINNCTVILGSINPTYYGIYKDHGVDLAIYNSSIAQAFACIILDDYYGKPVNVDYPGIVVSPINSECELSNILSQPGHLYIAMEELYPSSGFYPEIEQHERTVVTSTYSEDNCAVSQLGAVEINDMTAKIIVVGNYVYVGSVNLDYTSIHCNRELGIIICNPAIAHSLESLICNWAQGKSVEGNYAYQLSNPLFLLFIIIISIIVVILLKKKI
- a CDS encoding MFS transporter produces the protein MQKYIHAVTSSTLAWAGNIYDLVLITYAYTFLNKIVGISYLDLTIIFSLGLIGRVIGASIFGKIADTRGRKIVALTGTAGYSIFQAFFALTVSFPLMAFFRTIEGIFMGAQWTSGTVLAIEQAPKQKLQFVNSIVQAGYALGYALTGVTYIFMSSDLTSISGYRIFMLTGSLPLILVPYIYFKVTEEFKPSVVAQKVRVKDYFPYFIRASLAMSGMFIAYLAIFSIYPDFAGFSGFPAYYVGLLMAIANAIQGTSYVIFGRLSYRFGVFKLIYVGIAGLLVASFLSMPIFTPLKTLPIMSAGVYLYAFAVGFWPLISGIAASSVPPEVRAFLTGTAYNIGAVAGGIVSAMIGGIIEAFGMASLPYFVDGIEFASLAVVFVSMFTWPIRIENRA
- a CDS encoding MFS transporter; translation: MIKYSTKWMYLVIPFNMAIGPISTLVTLQILTLGGNAIDVAYVISLGNAVLIPASIMWGFLADRMDRKKQILLSFAGTALPLLLMPFFNSISFVAINYSLLVFMSTASTTPFNLLVMESAEKKHWGSLFSKFSFFSSIGMLLGLLASTFLVIFLKLYEVEEILGILTLGTLIAGFKLVPRPVITFERTAMVQHKESFMIRIRHLPLFFLHLPNIHSFKVFSISRLTKKPINYIPLLYLGLIIFYISSGIFNTVYPAGLYVKGLEKSEVLLVITVGMIFQILGFRISSSLLEAEEESKIAHLSLILRGSSYVVLGAFSIFFLGYPILISGLIFYPLAAGIAYSLFYSSSTAMIFKIVGERQQGRGLGVYSTVVGISLFLGSLVSGYITHYLGYGIDFIIAGLLLLADSYLFRYLEEG
- a CDS encoding ATP-binding protein, translating into MEEGIKSFIAEWLTSPLPNIIERDLSLPLDKDYIITVTGGRRSGKTFLLYQTIKKIIEGGLASREEILYVDFDDYRLKNVTVNDLDKIILSFEELTGKTPKYIFFDEIQDVKNYGSWFRKRLNARIFLSGSSSQLTPLNIANELRGRSVNYEVYPLSFKEFLRFKGFIYNPLMDYTLQRGKILSLLREYLQFGSYPAVVLEEDKVRLLRSYFDSVIVRDLSIVKPSVAETFASFLIANYSNPITVNRVYNYIKGLGIKIGKDTILELFSKAKETYFSFLVEEFEKSESKRRANPKKLYIIDTGYPTALGYEFSISRAMENVVYIELLRRGCKEVFYWKGKKREVDFVVSKNFEPKILIQVTYATDKIEEREIEGLKEASSSLKAEEGIIITWDYEGKVNGFKAIPLWKWLLHR
- a CDS encoding glycoside hydrolase, which codes for MSNWKDISIWIPTGIQVINRELDCFPLYNASIRNIYLGGTGILNLTVCLGINTTKAYLQLNNTVLLECNNSVCIILPPYTNYLILMVNVKSPFNITIESNSSWLIQDNAYTNNVAWVISNGSVIINDSNLIISFQEVGKYYAEISILTPPFKNIPYLLTLNNNEVNSWLSKSVIPKNLPKSLLGEYYLSLLLIKDSQNPYLGVFASSPSPLYLYSWVRDSSFMAMALQEAGHYNTALKYWLWMANATSMGNGTWYTRYNFYTGEPCTTYAIPDLDSLGLFEIGVYNFYNLTHNLEFIYKIKPRLCEIIKYQTCEILKSPYHLIPKDLGPWETRLAYHFWTEALNDLGLYYMEKLGFNVSYETKLLNESILKYFWENGYFASALGSFGNVLYPLQPAIDSSTLLPLAMGYLPLDSNYTEKNLNTVVSNLTVNGGLSRFANDVYHYSVLLYDSCEPSPPWVVTTMFEALYYAKTGEINSSIRLLCWAYNHSQQGLLPEAVAPVKGYPLPTTSPHAWSSAMFIIVSLSLKPKTVSQSQTTQCYESGQTCAQTQTSSQFQTQSHTVQSRTTCPSAESQTQSFTNKELISPLIIILAIIVISIIIVVVLAVLVCKKR